The Megalobrama amblycephala isolate DHTTF-2021 linkage group LG13, ASM1881202v1, whole genome shotgun sequence genome contains a region encoding:
- the abhd16a gene encoding phosphatidylserine lipase ABHD16A produces the protein MAGWMWLRCLFGPNLQRIHRSPDQTRADGRTPRRGWNYQPRGLERHTDSILGWASVLWSLSYYSSPLLLCYLYRKGYICSSKLVPFSQYVGTALVCLLGVACLRGWGRWRNPEYLQFISILEETRKNHTPSNKKKLACFDFDFKHWPVDFSWREVSSPKLSKGGVSLLRPEPKHRGAADGVLSSVRTLPCHILSYLIAHSFGRRMLYPGSVGLLQKAMRPMLQQGQARLVEEYDGQRNKLVACDGNEIDTMFVDRRRDGGPAGKTLVICCEGNAGFYEVGCMNTPLEGGYSVLGWNHPGFGGSTGVPFPQNEANAMDVVIQFAVHKLGFQLSDIIVYAWSIGGFTASWAVMSYPEIRALVLDASFDDLLPLALKVMPESWRPLVTHTVRQYMNLNNAEQLCKYQGPVLLIRRTKDEIITTTGPEDIMSNRGNDLLLKLLQYRYPKVMTDDAIRAVRQWLAAGTQIEGESVYTGYEVDDDWCLSVLQSYQTDRETLFPWSVGEDMTLEGRRQLALFLARKYMRNFDTTHCTPLPISEFRPPWRL, from the exons ATGGCCGGCTGGATGTGGCTCCGGTGCCTTTTCGGGCCCAATCTGCAGCGGATCCACCGCTCCCCGGACCAGACACGAGCTGACGGCAGAACGCCCCGCAGG GGGTGGAATTATCAGCCCAGGGGTTTGGAGAGGCACACAGACAGCATCCTCGGTTGG GCCTCAGTGCTGTGGTCTCTGTCGTACTACAGTTCTCCACTGCTCCTCTGCTATCTCTACAGGAAAG GGTACATCTGCAGCAGTAAACTGGTTCCTTTCAGTCAATATGTTGGCACAGCGCTGGTCTGTCTGCTGGGAGTGGCCTGTCTGAGAG GGTGGGGCCGCTGGAGAAACCCAGAGTACCTTCAGTTCATCTCCATACTGGAGGAGACCAGGAAGAATCACACGCCAAGTAACAAG AAAAAACTGGCGTGCTTTGACTTTGACTTCAAACACTGGCCTGTAGATTTCAGCTGGAGAGAAGTTAGTAGTCC GAAATTGTCTAAAGGTGGTGTGTCCTTGCTACGGCCAGAGCCGAAACACAGAGGAGCAGCAGACGGTGTGCTGAGCTCAGTTCGCACGCTGCCATGCCACATCTTAAG TTATCTCATAGCTCACTCTTTCGGCCGGAGGATGCTGTACCCGGGGTCAGTGGGTCTGCTGCAGAAGGCCATGAGGCCCATGTTACAGCAGGGCCAGGCCAGACTCGTAGAAGAG TATGACGGTCAGCGGAACAAACTGGTGGCTTGTGATGGGAATGAGATTGACACCATGTTTGTGGACCGGAGGAGAGATGGAGGACCAGCCGGAAAAACTCTG GTGATCTGCTGTGAGGGAAATGCAGGATTCTATGAGGTCGGCTGCATGAATACGCCACTAGAAG GTGGATACTCAGTGTTGGGCTGGAATCACCCAGGGTTTGGCGGCAGTACA GGAGTTCCATTTCCTCAAAACGAAGCCAATGCGATGGACGTCGTCATTCAGTTTGCCGTGCACAAACTGGGCTTCCAGTTGAGTGACATTATTGTGTACGCCTGGTCAATAGGGGGCTTCACAG CCAGTTGGGCTGTGATGTCATACCCAGAGATCCGAGCTCTGGTTCTAGACGCCTCATTTGATGATCTTTTACCCCTTGCGCTGAAGGTCATGCCAGAGAGCTGGA GACCCTTGGTCACCCATACAGTGAGGCAGTACATGAACCTGAACAATGCTGAACAGCTTTGCAA GTACCAGGGTCCAGTGTTATTGATCAGAAGAACTAAAGATGAAATCATCACTACCAC GGGTCCAGAAGACATCATGTCTAACAGAGGGAATGACCTGTTACTCAAACTACTCCAGTACAG GTATCCTAAGGTCATGACAGATGATGCTATCAGAGCCGTCAGGCAGTGGCTTGCAGCAGGGACACAGATTGAAGGAG AGTCTGTGTACACCGGCTATGAGGTGGATGATGATTGGTGCTTGTCTGTGCTGCAGTCctatcagacagacagagagacactGTTCCCCTGGAGCGTTG GTGAAGACATGACGCTCGAGGGCAGAAGACAGCTTGCTCTATTCTTG gcaCGAAAGTATATGCGAAATTTTGATACTACACACTGCACTCCACTTCCCATTTCTGAGTTCAGGCCTCCCTGGAGACTCTAG